tcaattttctttgaaCATTGCTAAAAGCGGGATCGATatgcgtattttttttatattacacTATTGACCAGAAACACTTACACTGTAACAGCACAGATAGTTTTGCTAAATTATAAGTGACTGGGTTGAAAACAAGTGTATGAAAACACGCAATGCAGCTGTGGATTTCTTTACTAAGATCACGAAGACCGGCTCCAACAAACTGACTCGAAGGTTTGTTGGATGTCGACTGCTAGTGCCCAGTCCTACATCCTAACTGCTGGAAGCCATGTCAAGCAGGTGCTTCAAGGTGCTCAGGGGGCAAATTTGTTTACTATTGTTACACTTACTAAATCAAACCAGTTTGGTGCCAATGGTGCAACCAATTTCCAATGGTTGCTGTAGAAGAAAACGTTGACTAGCTTACGAGCAATAGCTTACAGGCAGTCCAATATGGACACAGCAGAATAACGTTAACGTAAATCTTGCAATGATGGCTTTTGGTAAGCCAAAATTAGCTTTTTAAATCTTCTAGTTTTCTGCCACTAAACCACGTGGTACGTGGGTTGAAAGCATATCGtatcggtaaaaaaaaatcattttgcgCTTACCAGAAAAGGGGATTCCCAAACGATAGCAGAGCCATATAGAATCTTTATATAGCTGCCAAATATTTCTATAAAGCTATTAATATGTTTCCATAGCTCTGATACAGCGAACGGCCGATCAAACAAGGAACTACTGAACTGTATTGTATACTTTGACTGGAAGTCAATTGACAAGAAAAGTTAACTTTGCTTTAGAACAGAATTTTAAGCTTCCATTCCAGCGTAATGCAGCCGTAGGCTTCCCGACTATTAAATgtttaactttaaatgtttaaattcaACCATAGACGCTTCATGAAAATATTTTAGTTTCGTATAGTTTCAGATTGCGGCGATACATGTGATTTCAGGAGTTTCGCAACGCgggtgaaaaaagaagaaaaacatgacaGCCGATAAAAATAAGTAATGTAATGTAATGCCCATGCCACAAATGTAAAATGAGAAACCGTTTCACACGAGGGTTCAAGCGACGACTTGGGTAAATGAACTCGGCCGCTCAACGTCCAAGTTGAGCACAATAACCGCATTTAGGAGACGGTAACAGCAGCAAACTTCTTTACTTATTAttttgctctcttttttttctttattgtaaaATGGATATCATACGCAAGTGTGCAAGTGCTGAGGTGTAGTTAATTTTAACTTCTAAtaggataaagaaaaagaaaagacgggcATGGTGGTCATTTTCACGAAAGCAGTATGGTAGGAATCAACTTCAATTGGGTTTGGCCAATCGCGCGGACTTCCGAGCAGGTGTAACAACCGTGGtatctttctcttcttctttacttCTCTTTCTCGATTTAACTTCCGCCTCTGTTTCTTCTTCGGCAGCTGAACTACTGTAGGAAAGatgtttgaaacaaaaattttagattCATTTGCTCGTTACTAGATAACACATTAGTGGTATACCTCTctacttctttttcattcattgCTGGGTTGCGGGGAGGCCGTCCACGACGTTTTGGAAGAGATTCTAACGGCTGTTCCGTGGGCTCCGACTGGTCTTCAGTTCCATTGCTGAATAAAGACGCCGAAATGCTTAGGATCAATATGAGTGCACAATCACTAAACAACAGCTAGAAGTACTTTTGTGACATATTAGAGTTATCAGAATCCACTGTTGCTgatgcagcagcagccgccCGTTGTTTCGGTGAAAAATAGGAAGTTATTTTAGCCCCCGTCGTTTTCGGTTTCTCTTTGGAAATAGGTGTGGTTGCTTCTTGGGAATCTTCTGACCCACTGTTGGCACCAATCGAAGTGTGCGGTGCTGATGTACGAATACGTGAAGATCGTCTAGTAGCCATGGATTCATCTacgacattaaaaaaaaaaaaaagcaaaaaaaaaaaaacaaacagcgaTTAAATTTATGCATGGTAATGGATATTAAAGATGACACTACCTGTATTAGAGGCAGACTGCATAACGGTTTGGTCAAAAGATTCTTCAGGTTCTTCATCTGACTCAACGTCATCAAGCTaagataaatatttaaatgtcAGCACATAAATTAGCATCGACTGCCACTGCGGGGTTCtagttattctttatttttttttttttaaatcaacttACATCTTGCTTTGGAGGGCGACCTCTTCTTCCACCTTTACCCCGTATGCTTGCTCCCGAGAAGGATTTCAATGCAGATACCTTAACCAGTCCACTTCCAACACCCCCTCCGCCAACTGTACTCGCTTTCTTCGGAGGAGCTATTTGTAACTCGGGTGGCAAATAGATCTTcgtgtttaaaaaattgggaTCATCATGAGTCCTGcaatgaatgaaaatgaggTAATATAGatctatcgtttttttttctattaacaAGAGTCTATTCTTTCATACCTGAAATACATCGAAGGGATTCGTGGTTGAGTAGGGTAGTCTTTCATTTCAAAACTGGTTGTTTTTTGCATGATTAAACCCATCGCCAAATCGCAAACAGCCCacagttttgcattgctttcttcatcttcaggTTTAAGAGCATCGCGATGATTTTTCATACGCTCTATTAGCGctttataaaagccaaagcAATAATTTTCATGCTTGTTCATTAGAGGCTCCAAAACGAACCACAGACATTGGCGAATACGCAGTAATTGCTCAGTGTTAGTGTGGCTTGTAAATTCCGGATCATGAGCAAGGATAGGCACTGCATAGACCAACATATAGTCGGGCAAAATGTATGGCAACTTATCGGCCATTCGCTCCATACTCCCAGACATCTGTAGTTCTCTCTGGTAATCCCGACGTTTCGAGATATCTGCCAGCATAGAACGGCGAATAATTGCTAACAATTGAGCGAAACAATTTCATTACTATTGCCACAATATATGCaagaatttaatttattttacctttaatACGTTTGTCTTCTTCAGTTCCCGCCAATGCGTAAACCCCCATGAAGTCAAGAGGCAAAGAACGAAGAGGCATTCGATAGAGGCCTCGGTGTAGCTTTGCGGTAAAGCGTTCGCGCACTTCCGGCATGTCATCAGCGATCAGAAGAGAAAGACTGTAGAACTGATCAACCGTGAATTGATCGCCAACTCCTTTCTGTTCACAGATTTTCAACATAGCGGTTCCGGCAGACAATCTCAGCCAAGCCATTTCGGTTTTCCCGATTCTTCCACCGTCGAAAAGGTCTCCGCGGTGTTGGATGAAAGCTGTCAACATCCTAAACGTTTTCTGTGCTGACATGACATCGTTTTTCAAACCAATTAACCATCTAGCCATCATTTTCATGGCTTCCACTTTGCAGCGTGTCTCTTCTGGAAGTTGATCTTCCTCACACCATTCGTCATTTGATATATCGGATGAAATAGGCTGTGTTTCTCCATGATTCTGCAATGAAATAGAACATATATGAATGACGGTAACGTGCGAAATTTCAAAGTCGAAAATGTTTACCTTAAGCAACAACTCtttaacgatttttctggATACtatgtttttaatttgaatagtAAAGCGGTCAGGAAGTAAAAGCGCCATGTGACCAAGGGTCACGATTGAGGTACGACAGTGAGGGGAAGACGTAGTCAAGTTGTCCTTTAACGACTCCAAAATTTTCGAGAACACCTGTTCGTGATTTGTAATGTTCACGTGGAGGCAACGCATGGCATGTTTAGCTTGTTTTGTAGTGCCTTCAGTTGCCAAACGTTCGCAGATTGGGATTAACTGACTGACAATGTCTCGGAACTGAGCCTCTAAAGGTCGATACTTTCCAACGAAAGTGAGGATACACAATACCATGGCACTAACACTATGATCTTGACTATCAAGCGATAGAATATTCACAAGTCGAGTTAAAACGTCCTCCGACATAAAGTGCGCTGGAAATCCGAAAGCAAGGACAAACAGAAGGCGGAGCCCCTTTTCACCGGCTGTTTCCGGTTCGATACCGATTTCTTCAGCCATCGTACCTTCGTCGCGCCTCAAACAGGCTTCCACATATTgaacctaaaaataaaaaacacaatcATTGTCAAATATGGCTTCATGTTAGGgataaatcattttttaaaaattacaaattctGATATTTACCAAATGAGTAACAGCATCTTTGTCAATGAGAACTGAAGAAATCCGCTCCATTAGTAGCTTCACGGTGTTGTAATACAGATTGGTCATAACGGGTTGACCCAGCTTTTTCAATAGCTGTGTTCCGGCTTCAGCACATTCCTTACAGCTTACTTCCGGATTAACCACGGTTTCCAGTAATTGAAGCATACTGCTATCGCTCGCCAAATTGACAGCAAACTTGTGAATGAATTCAGCCGCTTTGATTGGATCTGGAAGGTACTTGGACAATTGTGCAACTCTGGTGGTAATTTCCTTGTCTCGGTTTTCGCCTGGTTCAAGTTGGTTGTAAACTTCTGTCAAGTCTGACACAGCTTTCCGAACCGTGGCTTGACTTTTCTGAAGTTCTATGAATGATTTGGTAGCGTTTTCGTCGATAGTAGCGTACAAGtaatacaattttttcattctgacGTCGGCTGGTAACTGATACGGGACAAGACAAGTATTGAGCAGGCGTTCAACAAGGAGCCGATCTTCGAGTCCAGTCATGTAATATCCATGCAAGATCTTGTCTTTAATCCAGGTCACTgctttttttgtggtttctgGAACATCAGGATCACCCAAAAATGTCTTATAAATCATAGCTAATCCTGTTAAGGCCTCCTTTCGAATTTTGAACTTCTTGTCCAATGTCCGTTCTTTAACAAAATTCACAAGGTCCTCACTAGAACCAGAcgaaaagagggaaaagtgccatttaacatttaaaaacaaacaaataaatttattaATTTAATTTGTTATTACCTGTCTGAAACTATTGAGAAGTCCCGCTTGGCCGTGGCAACTATTGCCGTCACAACCTCGtacctgaaaaaaatttatgaggGTTAATGTTATCAAAAACCTGTCCATCACAGTAAGAGGTCGGAGCAGTGTAGCCTTACCGAACAGATTCCTCTGCGTCATGCTGGCGTAGCTTTAAAGTTTCTGTTACATCTTGCCTCAATTCAGGATGGTTTAGCAAGAAATGCATAGAATATTGGACACACTTCGTACGAATGGCTACGCTGATGTCATTAAATCTATGAAATGTAAGATTAACGATATTATGTGCTACTCGCTTGTTACTCGTAGAAATCCTCGTACCTCCCAAGGAATGCTCGCCAGAGCTGACGATGTTGGGTGGCAAGTTGAGAATCTTTTTCTGAAAACATTCTGGCAAGAAGAGAGACGCAGCCCATTCTCTCTTGCTCATCAGGGCTCTTCAATTTAAATTCCAACTGCGGCAAGACTGACAAAAGCACTCTGGAACAAACATGATACAACTCATAAATCAAGTCGTACACCTTTGTAGCAATAAAGAGCTGCTTGTCCTCTTTCCCAAGAATTAGAACTTGgttgaaaaactaaaaaaaaaacacatgaacCATAACGTAGAATGTTTAGTATAGAAATTCAATCAATACCGCTTGGATATAGGGTTCCAGAGTATCGCTACACTTTAATAGGAGTTCCCTTGCAAGTTTGTATGCATTTTTCCGTTGAGATTTTAGCGGTTCAACAATATTCGATAATATTATATCCAGCAGCTCATTAGACACCGAATCCGACTCGGTTATGAGCGGGCATAAAATATCAAGCATGAAACTCTTCACTTTACCAGAATGTTCATCACTGTAAGTTAAGAAATCATTTGAgaggaattgtttttttttaaacagagaAGTGAAAGCAAGAATACttacttgacaattttgaaGATGAGTTTAAAGAGCTCACAGAAGATTTCTTGGCAATCCTCAAGGTCAAAGCACATGTTGAAGGACTTGACATATGCAAGATTTTCAAGCAGATAGAAATAACGTTTGAAGGCAGGATCTTTAGGATCCTTCAGCCCCCCTAATTGACGaattagaaaaaggaaaattcctTTGACTTGCTCTGGATCTGTGTAGGGAGCATCTGGAGCATAGACTCGTAAAACATCAGCAATACAACAAGCAATCAGCAATTGGACATCTCTTGAATGATGctggagaaaaaaatcatCAGCCAAATGGAGAGCAAGTGGTACAAATTCCTGGTATGCACCTTCTTCTTGCCCCATGGACTGGAAAGTATGTGCTAAAGTCTACCAATTAAGAGGACAAAACCAATTTGCAgtaaaattagaattttttgttctacAAGTATTACCTTAAGTCTTCTTATAAGTTCATCAGGAGTAAGATCTTCTGTGACTTCTTTACACCCTTGTGGGTAGATTATGGTCACGGTATCGCCTCCACCAGGCATTTTGGGGTCCTAACAGTTTGAAAATCATAATATACACATAAATTGAATTTCACTcttaatttgaataaatagGAAGCGAAATTTTGCGTTGGTATCCCATTTCATAGAATGGTATAATAATAAGACTTTGGAGCTTAAACAAATCTTTGGTAGCAATTAATGTGTAACTGTCAACCAGGCTCTTATCAAACAGGAAAAACGAACAAGTAAACCTCTTTAGTAACCGGATTGATCAAATGCGTTGAAGATTATCACAAAAGATATTATTACACTGTAAAAATGACCAATTGGCCGAATTCCTTTGCGTATAAAAATCACAGCAGCTTTAAGTCAGAAGTGCCGCTAACTCACAACAATTCAATGGATTCAGTTAACATGGGCGACTCAAGAGATGGCACTCAAACCGCCGCCATTTTCTTGGCATTGGATGTCGAGCTCAATAGGGGACGCCGTAAACGTcttgtaacaaacaaaaacgtatTTATTCCTGATGCCGTTTTTTTCTGGAATGGTTCTACATTAATACATCACATCTGAATGCGTCTAGTATTCCTTGTTAGCTAATGAACCTTCTGGTACAATAAGTTGCATAACGAGAAACCCATCCCGAGCCAAAAGATGGAGCCACGTTTTGGACCCGGGAGTTTGTTTTTAAGTACGGAGTCCAAACCAACACCAATCTTTACAACAAAacgttttcaaacaaaaccaCACTCTTAGCACGATTGCACTGTTAAATACAATAATATTGTTTCAACATACCTTAATTTCACTTGGTTTTTGGTCGAATCAACTGCGCGTTAATTGAGCGTTGACAAGCTTCCTTTGATTTCATGTAAATAGCTAGGACCTAAAGCAAGGGCGCACTCATGCGGCTGGTTTTTGAACGAATGACCAATGGCGGGAAAAGTTTCGCATTTTTTTCGATAGAGctatattttctgttttatatATTAGAACTAGAAAaagttaaataaaatatttctcCCTTGTCTATTTCAAGTTTCCAGTTCACTTTTCTTAAATGCTAGAGAACAGGTCTTGATTGTAACAACAAAGCATATACCTTCTGTTAgccttaacaaaaaaagttttacaGCGCCAATGAGTATAGTTTACAACAGTATTTTCAGTCACTTCTGCTGTATGCTCGAGTTGACAAACAAACAGCCCAAATACAAAATTCACTGCTTGTTTAACCATGGCTAGTGGCGCCCTACTGCGTCTATTTGCTTGTACGGCACTGCGGCCAATCAGTGTATACACCAGTGTCTGCATAATGTTTGGCAGAACTCAAACATTTTAAAGAATCCACTATGCCTGAGGGACCTGAACTTCACCTATCTAGCTTATTTGTCAACAAATCAGTGAAAGGATTGATTTTTTCTGGGGAAATTCATAAATCTGATGTTTCCAAAAATCCAACAATACAATGGGATGTTCCGTTTTACACCATTACGGCTGAATCCCGAggtaaagaaatgaaactttGGCTAGAAGAATACTCACTACTGGAAGGGAAACAAGTGATGCACCCACAGAAGATGTCCATCCTTTTCCGGTTTGGCATGTCTGGATGTTTCAAATTATCCTCTATTGATGAAATTCCAAAACATTCACATTTAAGGTTAGTAATTGGTTCAAGCacatatatttcttttcactGAAGTTGTTACTGTTTCATTGGTAATAGATTTTTTACAGCAAAAAACAGTGTTGATCCCATGCAAGTTCTTAGCTTTGTTGATTTTCGAAGATTTGGAAAATGGGAAGTCAATGTTGATTGGGGTTCAGACAGAGGCCCATGTCCTATAAGAGACTATGAAAACTTCAGAAATAATATTGTGAACAATTTAGAAAATCctgcttttaaaaataaagccaTTTGTGAAGTATTACTGAATCAAAGGTATTTCAATGGAATTGGAAACTACCTTAGAGCTGAGATATTATTCAGGTTTAAAAATCATGTCATCAGACTAAAGCAGAAAAATTAACAGTGAGGAATAATATTCATTTATTAGATTGAAAATAGCTCCTTTTGATGATGCCTATAATGTGCTCTGTGATTGGAAACATGCAGCCATGTACCcaataaaaactgaaaaggGTGCTGCACCCAGCAATCAGGACCCACTGTATCTTTGCCATGCAATATGCAGTGAAGTATTAAAGCTGAGTAATATTGTTACATTACATTTTGTATACATGCAGACTGTAATTTTCCTTAGTGGTTGTGTTTCACTCTGCACTTTTTGTTGTATAACAGTAACATTTAAATTCTACAGTAGAACTAGAAGGAATGGATGATAAAAATTGTAGATTTTCTTTGATGTACACTATCATACAAATTAAACGTGCACAGGAAAATACAATCCCGAAGAAATCTACACACGCCACTGTgctttttttaagttgataCATGTGTAAAGTTGCTCATTCACtaatttcaacattttttgctttaattAATAAAGGTGGTGGATATGATGTGGAAACTGGCCTCAAGGAGAATGGATCCTTTGAAAAATGGCTTCAGTGTTACCAAAACCCCCACATGAAAAGCCTAACAGATAGAAATAAACGAACCATATGGTTCGACGGTGAACCAGGACCGCTAATACCTAATAGTAAGAAATGCCTAAAGTCTTAAATTGTTATTGTTGTCCAGCAACGTATTTCTAGCACTtttatttctgaaaaaaatatcagaCAGTAATACCCGTCGGCCTAAAACAAAACGGAGGATTGTCGAAAACGTGGTAGAAAAATCTGTTACAAAAGTTAAAGCAAGAAAACAGAACATTGTGGCAGAATCTTCAGAACTTCGGCCTAGTTCACGACCAACACGCCGCTCACCACGTTTTGTCCATGTCCTTGAAGTCAAAGGTGAGCAAACCTTCTAACTTGGAATTATTTCCTGGTACCACGGAGGTGAACTATTCGGTCTCgcttattatttgttttcccctttaaATGTCAGAAGTGGGCTAGTTAAATCTTCAGTTGCGTTCCTAGAACGTTGGAAAATTACGTTTGTTTCCAGAACTAAATACTCAGCTACTGCAACTTGTCAAACCAAGTCTGCTGAGTACCATTGCATTATGTATAGGTCACAGATTCTGAGCAGCCTGTACCTGGTAAAAATTCGCATCAAAAAGCTAATCTCACATCCCTACCACATAGTTTACATCTGGCCAATATAAATGTATACATTGAATTATGTTTGTGATCTGATTTTCAGTTGTTGTATTCGTTGTGTGCAATTATTAAATCCAGTTAATTACAGTTTACAACGTAACAGTTATATTAATTTATTCATGGAAAGACTCACCAAGTAATTCCCAAACCTGATTAAAAAATGCCATTAAGCGTAGGGTTGGGGACTAAGTGGCAGAGGACTCTTGGCGAAATGTTTTTGCTCAGTACGGTGTTTAAAATGCGATGTATATAGAGTGATAGATGAAGACATTTCGAAGAAAGAGTGGATAAGAAAGCCAACATGACACAAAGGATGCTGAAGGATTAAGGGGGAAATCCTGTCAAATAATGCAACAACGTGCGTAATGAGAGACCAACTAAAATCGTCGGCTAAGTATACTAAGCATGCAACATCTTTAGTAATTACGAATAGTTATCTAATAATGTTTTAGGCAGAATAGGGTTAGATATTTATGCGCGACCAACGTCGGATAGGATAAAAGATTATCGAAGCAGTGTATTAATACGTTGAAGATATATAAATGACGGCGACATTTTAAACGAAgcgctttaaaaaatttctagGAAAGTCCAGGATAGACAGTTCGCAAGATTGTTGTGGAACTTTTCATTGCAACGGACATATACTAAATTTTCGAACCAAACTCGATGTTCTTAAAAGAGCTCTTTGTACACTGGGAGATCGTAGAAAGCTGCTTTACACTTCAcgctttacatttttttttcaggagaaaaaaaaatttaacaaaaaaaaaaaatgtataagacGGTAATTAATGATGTTGTAAGAAAATAGTAAAGTAAAGCGATAGAGACGATGCAGCAATGAAGCCCCAGCGATAAATGAATGCACTGGTCCCTTCACCATGTACGAGTATACTACATCAAGTGTTGCTGAGAAAGAAGTAAACTCTACAAAGAAGTTTAACGAATATGTACAACAAATACGACCATTAGCATCAGCGACGATGAGGAAGAGCGAACGTCGAAAcagattttttcattttcctaaAACAAAAGGTTCAAATAAATTTCGCGCTCGATGCAAACTGCAGTTATTTCTACGTCCGCACACCATACCGTGTTCTTAAT
This genomic stretch from Daphnia carinata strain CSIRO-1 chromosome 4, CSIRO_AGI_Dcar_HiC_V3, whole genome shotgun sequence harbors:
- the LOC130694784 gene encoding endonuclease 8-like 1 isoform X2, producing the protein MPEGPELHLSSLFVNKSVKGLIFSGEIHKSDVSKNPTIQWDVPFYTITAESRGKEMKLWLEEYSLLEGKQVMHPQKMSILFRFGMSGCFKLSSIDEIPKHSHLRFFTAKNSVDPMQVLSFVDFRRFGKWEVNVDWGSDRGPCPIRDYENFRNNIVNNLENPAFKNKAICEVLLNQRYFNGIGNYLRAEILFRLKIAPFDDAYNVLCDWKHAAMYPIKTEKGAAPSNQDPLYLCHAICSEVLKLSGGYDVETGLKENGSFEKWLQCYQNPHMKSLTDRNKRTIWFDGEPGPLIPNNSNTRRPKTKRRIVENVVEKSVTKVKARKQNIVAESSELRPSSRPTRRSPRFVHVLEVKEVG
- the LOC130694802 gene encoding sister chromatid cohesion protein PDS5 homolog B-B-like isoform X1, with translation MPGGGDTVTIIYPQGCKEVTEDLTPDELIRRLKTLAHTFQSMGQEEGAYQEFVPLALHLADDFFLQHHSRDVQLLIACCIADVLRVYAPDAPYTDPEQVKGIFLFLIRQLGGLKDPKDPAFKRYFYLLENLAYVKSFNMCFDLEDCQEIFCELFKLIFKIVNDEHSGKVKSFMLDILCPLITESDSVSNELLDIILSNIVEPLKSQRKNAYKLARELLLKCSDTLEPYIQAFFNQVLILGKEDKQLFIATKVYDLIYELYHVCSRVLLSVLPQLEFKLKSPDEQERMGCVSLLARMFSEKDSQLATQHRQLWRAFLGRFNDISVAIRTKCVQYSMHFLLNHPELRQDVTETLKLRQHDAEESVRYEVVTAIVATAKRDFSIVSDSEDLVNFVKERTLDKKFKIRKEALTGLAMIYKTFLGDPDVPETTKKAVTWIKDKILHGYYMTGLEDRLLVERLLNTCLVPYQLPADVRMKKLYYLYATIDENATKSFIELQKSQATVRKAVSDLTEVYNQLEPGENRDKEITTRVAQLSKYLPDPIKAAEFIHKFAVNLASDSSMLQLLETVVNPEVSCKECAEAGTQLLKKLGQPVMTNLYYNTVKLLMERISSVLIDKDAVTHLVQYVEACLRRDEGTMAEEIGIEPETAGEKGLRLLFVLAFGFPAHFMSEDVLTRLVNILSLDSQDHSVSAMVLCILTFVGKYRPLEAQFRDIVSQLIPICERLATEGTTKQAKHAMRCLHVNITNHEQVFSKILESLKDNLTTSSPHCRTSIVTLGHMALLLPDRFTIQIKNIVSRKIVKELLLKNHGETQPISSDISNDEWCEEDQLPEETRCKVEAMKMMARWLIGLKNDVMSAQKTFRMLTAFIQHRGDLFDGGRIGKTEMAWLRLSAGTAMLKICEQKGVGDQFTVDQFYSLSLLIADDMPEVRERFTAKLHRGLYRMPLRSLPLDFMGVYALAGTEEDKRIKAIIRRSMLADISKRRDYQRELQMSGSMERMADKLPYILPDYMLVYAVPILAHDPEFTSHTNTEQLLRIRQCLWFVLEPLMNKHENYCFGFYKALIERMKNHRDALKPEDEESNAKLWAVCDLAMGLIMQKTTSFEMKDYPTQPRIPSMYFRTHDDPNFLNTKIYLPPELQIAPPKKASTVGGGGVGSGLVKVSALKSFSGASIRGKGGRRGRPPKQDLDDVESDEEPEESFDQTVMQSASNTDESMATRRSSRIRTSAPHTSIGANSGSEDSQEATTPISKEKPKTTGAKITSYFSPKQRAAAAASATVDSDNSNMSQNNGTEDQSEPTEQPLESLPKRRGRPPRNPAMNEKEVESSSAAEEETEAEVKSRKRSKEEEKDTTVVTPARKSARLAKPN
- the LOC130694802 gene encoding sister chromatid cohesion protein PDS5 homolog B-B-like isoform X2, which translates into the protein MPGGGDTVTIIYPQGCKEVTEDLTPDELIRRLKTLAHTFQSMGQEEGAYQEFVPLALHLADDFFLQHHSRDVQLLIACCIADVLRVYAPDAPYTDPEQVKGIFLFLIRQLGGLKDPKDPAFKRYFYLLENLAYVKSFNMCFDLEDCQEIFCELFKLIFKIVNDEHSGKVKSFMLDILCPLITESDSVSNELLDIILSNIVEPLKSQRKNAYKLARELLLKCSDTLEPYIQAFFNQVLILGKEDKQLFIATKVYDLIYELYHVCSRVLLSVLPQLEFKLKSPDEQERMGCVSLLARMFSEKDSQLATQHRQLWRAFLGRFNDISVAIRTKCVQYSMHFLLNHPELRQDVTETLKLRQHDAEESVRYEVVTAIVATAKRDFSIVSDSEDLVNFVKERTLDKKFKIRKEALTGLAMIYKTFLGDPDVPETTKKAVTWIKDKILHGYYMTGLEDRLLVERLLNTCLVPYQLPADVRMKKLYYLYATIDENATKSFIELQKSQATVRKAVSDLTEVYNQLEPGENRDKEITTRVAQLSKYLPDPIKAAEFIHKFAVNLASDSSMLQLLETVVNPEVSCKECAEAGTQLLKKLGQPVMTNLYYNTVKLLMERISSVLIDKDAVTHLVQYVEACLRRDEGTMAEEIGIEPETAGEKGLRLLFVLAFGFPAHFMSEDVLTRLVNILSLDSQDHSVSAMVLCILTFVGKYRPLEAQFRDIVSQLIPICERLATEGTTKQAKHAMRCLHVNITNHEQVFSKILESLKDNLTTSSPHCRTSIVTLGHMALLLPDRFTIQIKNIVSRKIVKELLLKNHGETQPISSDISNDEWCEEDQLPEETRCKVEAMKMMARWLIGLKNDVMSAQKTFRMLTAFIQHRGDLFDGGRIGKTEMAWLRLSAGTAMLKICEQKGVGDQFTVDQFYSLSLLIADDMPEVRERFTAKLHRGLYRMPLRSLPLDFMGVYALAGTEEDKRIKAIIRRSMLADISKRRDYQRELQMSGSMERMADKLPYILPDYMLVYAVPILAHDPEFTSHTNTEQLLRIRQCLWFVLEPLMNKHENYCFGFYKALIERMKNHRDALKPEDEESNAKLWAVCDLAMGLIMQKTTSFEMKDYPTQPRIPSMYFRTHDDPNFLNTKIYLPPELQIAPPKKASTVGGGGVGSGLVKVSALKSFSGASIRGKGGRRGRPPKQDLDDVESDEEPEESFDQTVMQSASNTDESMATRRSSRIRTSAPHTSIGANSGSEDSQEATTPISKEKPKTTGAKITSYFSPKQRAAAAASATVDSDNSNMSQNNGTEDQSEPTEQPLESLPKRRGRPPRNPAMNEKEVESSAAEEETEAEVKSRKRSKEEEKDTTVVTPARKSARLAKPN
- the LOC130694784 gene encoding endonuclease 8-like 1 isoform X1 — encoded protein: MPEGPELHLSSLFVNKSVKGLIFSGEIHKSDVSKNPTIQWDVPFYTITAESRGKEMKLWLEEYSLLEGKQVMHPQKMSILFRFGMSGCFKLSSIDEIPKHSHLRFFTAKNSVDPMQVLSFVDFRRFGKWEVNVDWGSDRGPCPIRDYENFRNNIVNNLENPAFKNKAICEVLLNQRYFNGIGNYLRAEILFRLKIAPFDDAYNVLCDWKHAAMYPIKTEKGAAPSNQDPLYLCHAICSEVLKLSGGYDVETGLKENGSFEKWLQCYQNPHMKSLTDRNKRTIWFDGEPGPLIPNNSNTRRPKTKRRIVENVVEKSVTKVKARKQNIVAESSELRPSSRPTRRSPRFVHVLEVKGEQTF